From a single Gimesia fumaroli genomic region:
- a CDS encoding PVC-type heme-binding CxxCH protein, with the protein MRNRVFLKQTLSLFVFLGFCGLTFFSLSGAEKQPPKAATPADHPLILFMIGEEGYKTAESLPAFAKAHLQPLGFRTQFIFPDKDDPNSFPGLEAIKDADLLFLSVRRKTLPAAQMKLIRDYLAAGKPLVALRTSSHGFALSKGKPADGYAEWKDFDKEVLGGEYAGDFGNKTPTDVTTQLRAEQDPIMATVRNKYFRSEGSMYKSINLKRSTKTLLRGLSNVEGQPVQMPVAWTNTYNKSRVFYTSLGHPGDFKINTFTHTLVNAIYWCLKQAPPKVDVAGKITRDRFKKNVAANEQVDKVMKAFKGKGEVGDESDPTPPEEAVKLFQVHKDFEMESIAAEPEVMQPLYMSFDHRGRMWVVQYLQYPFPAGLKVVKYDQYLRAVFDKVPQAPPNHVKGADKISVLEDTDGDGTFDKIKDVITGLNIVSAVTVGKGGIWVLNPPYLMFYPDANGDDIPDGDPEVHLSGFGLEDTHSVANSLKWGPDGWLYGANGSTTTGTVSSAVTKNVHFKGQMIWRYHPESKIFEIYAEGGGNTFSVEIDSKGRVFSGTNNGGTRGMHYAQGGYAHKNWGKHGPLTNPYAFGYYEHMRHKGYQERFSQTFSIYEGGIFPAKYNGAVFAANSLHNRVMASNLIPDTSTYRTEDLPPIVLTQDRWFRPVDIKVGPDGCVYLADWYDSRLTHVDPRDNWHKTSGRIYRLKPTDFEPIKPFDLSKASNEELIEKMGHDNKWFRQKAVQVIGERGDQTMVPALLKIVKNENDDRALEALWALNQLGAFDEQLALELLGHRDQHIRRWTIRLLGDQHRTSEQLKKSLVELAKTEPYAEVRSQLASSAKRLPAETGLAMSEVLLQREEDLEDLHIPLLLWWAIENKATSDREAVLKLFSKPEFWQVKMVEDYILERIMQRYAMAGGEENYAMCAKLLKLAPSDQHKEKLMVGMLEAFRGQKIDNLPEELSKGLAEYQKSLGESDLALALRLGDKAATSRALKIIADKNADRPTRLTYIEILGQLKTKAAVGPLTAILSSRGADTHSLKRVALQALMNFDNPSIGKNILARYHSTLLDEHDVRGTAQRVLASRKAWSKQFLGEVDAWRIKANTIPLDVVQQMALHDDPDINASIKKHWGKVRGSTTEEKQQEMKRVASLVKAGGGQFSSGKVLFNKTCAACHTLYGEGGKAGPKLTGYERDNLNFMLLAVVDPSAAIREEFTNFLIVTEDGKTVTGLIDEQTTKTITLRDVKGQTVLINKEEIDILKALDLSLMPDGLTKNLTDQQVKDLFTYIMSRTPNGGK; encoded by the coding sequence ATGCGCAACAGAGTTTTTCTGAAGCAGACACTCTCCCTGTTTGTATTTCTTGGCTTCTGTGGTCTCACTTTTTTCTCGCTCTCAGGCGCAGAAAAACAGCCCCCCAAAGCAGCGACTCCCGCCGACCACCCGTTGATCCTGTTTATGATCGGTGAAGAAGGCTATAAAACGGCTGAAAGCCTGCCCGCGTTTGCCAAAGCACATCTGCAACCGCTGGGCTTCCGCACTCAGTTTATTTTCCCCGACAAAGACGATCCAAATTCCTTCCCCGGACTGGAAGCGATCAAAGACGCCGACCTGCTGTTCCTCAGTGTCCGTCGCAAAACACTGCCCGCCGCACAGATGAAACTGATTCGCGATTACCTCGCCGCCGGCAAACCGCTGGTCGCACTCCGCACCTCCAGTCATGGCTTCGCCCTCAGTAAAGGCAAACCCGCCGACGGCTATGCCGAATGGAAAGACTTCGATAAAGAAGTTCTGGGTGGCGAATACGCGGGCGACTTCGGTAACAAAACACCGACCGACGTGACCACTCAACTGCGCGCCGAGCAGGATCCGATCATGGCGACGGTCCGCAATAAATATTTCCGCAGCGAAGGTTCGATGTATAAGAGCATCAATCTCAAACGTTCCACCAAAACGCTGCTGCGTGGCCTGTCCAACGTCGAAGGTCAACCAGTTCAGATGCCGGTCGCCTGGACGAACACCTACAATAAATCACGCGTGTTCTACACTTCGCTCGGCCATCCCGGCGATTTCAAAATCAACACGTTCACCCATACACTGGTCAACGCCATCTACTGGTGCCTGAAACAGGCGCCACCCAAAGTCGATGTCGCCGGCAAAATCACCCGCGACCGGTTTAAAAAGAATGTGGCGGCGAACGAGCAGGTCGATAAAGTGATGAAAGCCTTCAAAGGCAAAGGCGAAGTCGGCGATGAATCGGATCCCACGCCCCCGGAAGAAGCCGTCAAACTGTTTCAGGTCCATAAAGACTTCGAAATGGAAAGCATCGCCGCCGAACCTGAAGTCATGCAGCCCCTTTACATGAGCTTTGATCATCGCGGGCGGATGTGGGTCGTACAATACTTGCAGTACCCCTTCCCCGCCGGTCTGAAAGTCGTCAAATACGACCAGTACTTAAGAGCCGTCTTCGATAAAGTGCCCCAGGCACCACCAAACCATGTTAAAGGTGCCGACAAAATTTCGGTTCTCGAAGACACCGACGGCGACGGCACCTTTGATAAGATCAAAGACGTCATCACCGGCTTGAACATTGTCTCCGCGGTCACCGTCGGCAAGGGAGGCATCTGGGTCCTCAATCCCCCGTACCTGATGTTTTATCCCGACGCCAACGGCGACGATATTCCCGACGGCGATCCCGAAGTCCATCTCTCCGGCTTCGGTCTGGAAGACACGCACTCGGTTGCCAACAGTCTCAAGTGGGGCCCTGATGGCTGGCTTTACGGCGCGAACGGCAGTACCACCACCGGTACCGTCAGTTCGGCCGTCACCAAAAACGTCCACTTCAAAGGCCAGATGATCTGGCGTTATCACCCCGAAAGTAAAATCTTTGAAATTTATGCAGAAGGGGGCGGCAACACGTTCAGCGTGGAGATTGATTCCAAAGGCCGCGTCTTCTCGGGAACCAACAACGGCGGCACCCGCGGCATGCATTATGCTCAGGGCGGCTACGCTCATAAAAACTGGGGCAAACACGGCCCGCTGACGAACCCGTACGCCTTCGGCTATTACGAACACATGCGCCACAAAGGCTACCAGGAGCGATTCAGCCAAACCTTCTCGATTTATGAAGGGGGCATCTTCCCCGCCAAATACAATGGCGCGGTCTTCGCAGCTAACTCGCTGCACAACCGCGTGATGGCCAGTAACCTGATTCCCGATACGTCCACTTATCGTACTGAAGACTTGCCGCCGATCGTGCTCACACAAGATCGCTGGTTCCGTCCTGTTGATATAAAGGTCGGCCCCGACGGCTGTGTCTATCTCGCCGACTGGTATGACAGCCGACTGACACACGTCGACCCGCGCGACAACTGGCACAAAACCAGCGGCCGGATCTATCGTTTGAAACCGACTGACTTCGAACCCATCAAACCGTTTGACCTGAGTAAAGCTTCCAACGAAGAACTCATCGAAAAGATGGGGCATGACAATAAATGGTTCCGCCAGAAAGCCGTCCAGGTCATCGGCGAACGTGGCGACCAGACGATGGTTCCCGCTCTGTTAAAGATCGTCAAAAACGAAAACGACGACCGGGCCCTCGAAGCCCTCTGGGCACTCAATCAACTCGGCGCCTTCGACGAACAGCTCGCGCTGGAACTGCTGGGGCACCGCGATCAACATATCCGCCGCTGGACGATCCGCCTGCTCGGCGATCAGCACCGGACCTCAGAACAATTGAAAAAGTCACTCGTCGAGCTTGCGAAAACAGAGCCCTATGCCGAGGTCCGTTCACAGCTCGCTTCCTCCGCCAAACGCTTGCCTGCCGAAACCGGTCTCGCAATGAGTGAAGTTCTGCTGCAACGCGAAGAGGATCTCGAAGACCTGCACATTCCCCTGCTGTTGTGGTGGGCCATCGAAAACAAAGCAACGTCCGATCGCGAAGCCGTGCTGAAGCTGTTCTCCAAGCCGGAATTCTGGCAGGTGAAAATGGTAGAGGACTATATCCTCGAACGCATCATGCAGCGTTATGCGATGGCGGGCGGAGAAGAAAACTATGCAATGTGTGCCAAACTGCTCAAGCTGGCCCCCTCCGATCAGCACAAAGAAAAGTTGATGGTCGGGATGCTCGAAGCGTTCCGTGGTCAGAAAATTGATAATCTGCCGGAAGAACTCAGCAAAGGCCTGGCAGAATACCAGAAGAGCCTGGGGGAATCCGATCTCGCGCTGGCCCTGCGTCTGGGTGACAAAGCAGCCACCAGCCGCGCCTTGAAAATCATCGCCGATAAAAACGCCGATCGACCGACCCGTCTGACCTACATCGAAATTCTGGGACAACTGAAAACCAAAGCCGCCGTCGGCCCGTTGACCGCGATCCTTTCCTCAAGAGGTGCCGACACGCATTCCCTGAAACGAGTGGCATTACAGGCGTTGATGAACTTCGACAATCCCAGCATCGGCAAAAACATCCTGGCCCGTTATCACAGCACCCTGCTGGATGAGCATGACGTCCGCGGTACCGCGCAGCGTGTTCTCGCCAGCCGCAAAGCCTGGAGCAAACAGTTCCTGGGTGAAGTCGATGCCTGGCGTATCAAAGCCAATACGATTCCGCTGGATGTCGTGCAACAGATGGCACTGCACGATGATCCGGACATCAACGCCAGCATCAAAAAGCACTGGGGCAAAGTGCGTGGCAGTACGACCGAAGAAAAACAACAGGAGATGAAACGCGTCGCCAGCCTGGTCAAAGCGGGTGGCGGTCAGTTCTCCTCCGGCAAAGTTCTGTTCAACAAAACCTGCGCCGCCTGCCATACTCTGTATGGCGAGGGAGGCAAAGCGGGCCCGAAGCTGACTGGCTATGAACGGGACAATCTGAACTTCATGCTGCTGGCGGTCGTCGATCCGAGTGCCGCCATCCGCGAAGAGTTTACGAACTTTCTGATCGTTACCGAAGACGGGAAAACCGTCACCGGCTTGATCGATGAACAGACCACGAAAACCATCACACTCAGAGACGTCAAAGGTCAAACCGTGCTTATTAACAAAGAGGAAATTGATATCCTCAAAGCTCTTGACCTTTCTCTGATGCCCGATGGCCTGACCAAAAATCTGACCGATCAGCAAGTCAAAGACCTGTTCACCTATATCATGAGTCGTACCCCCAACGGCGGTAAATAA